The sequence below is a genomic window from Zhongshania aliphaticivorans.
CAGTTACCGAACGCCAAGATCAGTTAGCGCTAATTCGCGCCCGCATGGAAAACACCCTAACAGATTTACACCACGCCTTAGATGGTGTGCGCCACACTGGCCGCAGCCGCGCCTTAGATTTACTCGCCCAGCTGGGCGGCGAATATCAGAATTTATTAGCACAGGCGGCCAGCGGCCAAAGCCTAGACTGGCAAGCCAGCCAAGAACTCAACCGCGCCTTAATCGACATGGGGGTTGAAGGTATTCGCGGCTGGGGCAAAGCGCCCGGCAAGGTAATGGTCTGGAATAACAAGGTGCTGATTCCCGGCGTGCAGTTTGGCAATGTTTTTCTTGGCCCCCAGCCACCGCGCGGTTGGGAGTTAAACGAAGAACTGCTGCACGCCAATATGTCCTTTCCGCCGCCCCACCAGTATTTGGCTTTTTACCATTATTTGCAGGACGTGTTTAAAGCCGACGCCCTAGTCCACCTTGGTCGTCACTCTACCTATGAATTTTTGCCCAAACGCAGCGTGGGGCTTTCGGCCAGTGACTACCCCAGTATTGCGGCGGGGGATTTACCCGGCATTTACCCCTATATTGTCGACGGCGTTGGCGAAGGCATTCAGGCTAAGCGCCGGGGCTTAGCGGTAATGGTCGATCACCTTACGCCGCCGCTTGCTGCCACCGAGCTATACGACAAGCTGCTAGAACTGCGGCAATTAATTGAAAGCGCCGAAGCGGCTAGCGATGGCAGCACCAAAGCCCGCGCCATAGAAACCCTGCGCCGCAAGGTAGATGAGTTTAATTTACGCGACGAACTTATCGCCAGCATGGACGAAGAGCTGCAAGTGCGCGGCGTTGGCTTTGATGAGATTGACGACGATTTCTTACTCCACGAAATTGGTCACTATCTCACCAAGCTCCAAGAGCAATTTATGCCCTTGGGCCTGCATGTGTTTGGCCGCGACTGGCAGCCCAAGGCCATCGACACCATGCTCAATTCAATGTTGCAGGGCGAAACCGCCGACAGCAGCAAACGCAGCGACTGGCTGAGTAAACTCAGCGCCTCACCCGCCGCCGAAATGCGCGCCCTGCTCAACGGCCTTAACGGCCAGTTTGTGGCGCCAGGTAAAGGCAATGACCCCATTCGCACCCCAGAGGCCCTGCCCACCGGCCGCAATTTTTATGCACTGGACGGCAGCCTCTTACCCACCCGCGTTGGGGTTGAGGTAGGCACGGCACTGGCCGCCAAAGTACTGGCTGGCGAGTCTGGGGTCGCCCTTGCCAATACCGATATCGCCAATAATAAGCAGGGTATTATTTTATGGGCCTCCGACGCCGTGCGCGACGAGGGCGCGATGATTGCCTTTGGCATGAAGCTGCTCGGCGTGCGCCCCATTTGGAATAGTCGCGGCATTATTAAAGGATTAGAACGCCTGCCCCTTGGCCCCGAGCAGCCCCGCCGTTTCGATGTGGTCTTTACCACCTCGGGCTTGTTCCGCGATCTCTACGGCCAGCATTTATTGCTGCTTGACAAGGCCGGATTACTCGCACTGGATGCCAGCAGCGACTTAATTCGTCGCGACTACCCCGCATTGAGTTTGGCCCTAAACGCTGCGCTAGCGTCCCTAGACGAGCCTCACGAAAGCGGCAGCGAACCGCTGGACAAAAACCAAGTTGCCAATAACTGGGTGAACGAGGCGCGGGAATTACTCGCTGCCAGCCCCGCAATCTCGGCCGCCGACCTAGGCCGTCAAACCAGTGTGCGGGTATTTGGTATTGCGCCAGGTGCCTACGGCGCAGGGGTTAACCGCATGGTTGAACGCAGCGGCTCTTGGCAGGACCGCAGTGAATTGGCCGAGGTTTTTGTTAAGCGCATGGGCCACGCCTACGGAGTGGGTTTGCAGGGCGAATCTGCGCAAACCCTGTTTCGTCGCCAGCTCACGGGGGTGTCGCAAACCTATTTGGGCCGCGCCAGCCACCTTTACGGTTTAATCGACAATAACGACGCCTTCGACTACCTCGGCGGTTTTAATTTGGCGGTCGAAACCGTGAGTGGAAAAATACCGGCCAGCGCGGTGATCAACCATGCCGACAACCGCAATCTGCATATCGACGCCCTACCCGAGGCCCTACTGTCGGAATTGCGCGGTCGCTTTTTTAATCCCCAGTGGATTAAGCCCCTTATGGCCGAGGGCTATTCCGGCGCCCGCACCATGGGCAGCGAATTTATTGAATACCTCTGGGGCTGGCAGGTGACTAGCCCCGACATTATCAATGACCGCGTGTGGGAAGAAGTAAAAGCCATTTATGTAGACGATGCCATGCAGCTCGGGCTGGCGGAGTTTTTATCTCAAGACAATAACCGCTATGTGCAGAGCAATATTCTGGCGGTGATGCTGGTCGCCATCGACAAAGGCTTTTGGCAAGCCGACGCCGCCACCGTTAAACAATTGGCCGCGCAATTTAGCGACAATATTATTGACCACGGCAACCCTGGCAGTGGCCACACCCACGCCAATCACCCCATGTATGCGCTGGTGAAAAAGCAGCTCAGCCCCGAGCGCGCGCAGCAACTAGAGGCGGTGTTGGCAAAAAGCCGACTGACACCGGAAGCGCAAGCAAGCAGCTCGCCAAGCCATATTCAGGAAGTGCAGCTAGACGCGAATACTACTGCGCAAATTAGCCAGCAGGCGACCGCGTCTAAGCAGCAGTCAAAAGCAGCGTCAGCTGAACAACAAACATCAGCCAGCGCCATTAGTCCCTATCTGCCATGGCTATTTGCAGCGGCAATATTACTGCTCGTCAGCGGCCTGTGGCGCGGTCGTCAGCTTAAATTCTAATTGGAGTTCACTATGGTTTCAGGATTATCTCAAGGGCTTATGCACCAGATCACTTCGCTACTCTTAGAGCCGGTGATTTGGGCATTATTATTTTTTGTCGCACTGGCGATTTACGAAGTGGGCATTAGCATTGGCGAGCGCTGGGGTGGCATTAAAAAGCTCCGCGACCTTGGCAACCGCGATGCCTTGGTACTCGCCGGTAAACGCCGCATCGAGCGCGCTGACTTTATTACCCGCCTCGCCCCAATGCTGGGTTTGATGGGCACCTTAATTCCGCTCGGGCCAGGTTTAGCGGCGCTTGGCGAAGGCGAGTTGCGCATTCTCACCACCGCCATGACCGTGGCCTTCGATACTACCGTGATTGGCCTGCTCGCGGGTATGATCGGCTTTGTTCTCGCCCGCCTGCGCCGCCGCTGGTACGACCAAGCCCTTCATCAACTTGCCGATATACAAAGCGCGCCCACGTCGAATACAGTAACGGGAGCCAGCCAACATGGATAAATGGCGCGACAGCGAATTTCTCGACAATAACGACGACCCCCTCGGCCCCATGGCCAACCTGGTCGATATTATTTTGGTATTTGCCTGCGGGCTTATCGCCGCACTGGTGTCACTCAGCCCCGACCTGCAACAGCATTTTAAGGCTGAGCCCCAGAAACAGGATATTTCACTGGGCAAAGAACTGCCAAGTGTACCAACGACTGTTCAACAACAAATTCAAAACGGTGACGGCTTCGAGGCGCTGGGGCAGGTTTACCGCGACCCCAAAACCGGAAAATTGATTTTGATTGGCGGCAGTTAAAACTGGGCTTTCGTCCGGCTTTAACTGCCAAGCATATTAATAGTCGAAGATATGCTCCAGCTCAATTTGCTGTTCGATTGCCTTGCTGGCAAGGGCTTCAAGCAAGCGTGTTAAATCTGCGACGCCAACGAGTACAAAAATCCGCTCGCGCTCGTCATCAGACACCAATACTGACCTGAATAACTCGCTACCCGCCAGGCCCGACACATCGGCACCCGCTGAGCTGAGCAGTGACACGACAATTTGGTGGTTGCCAGAAATATCTCTGATTGCCCACTCATCGCTCGCAAAGCGTGGCATTGTTTTGGTAAAACCACCCCAGCGGGGTACAGACATTAAAAAGTCGTCGCCACCCCCGGCAAGCATCTCGACGCCATCAGGTTCTTTCGGCAATCGAATACTATTGCTGATCACACGTTGAGCCGTAAGGTAAATCCGTTTATCTGTTTCGCCATAAGTGGATTGGGCGGCGTATTTAATGGCTTTGGCGTACAGTGATTTCAAACCAAACTCAGCACTAAAGAATAACTTGCGCTCCCATTTACGCAGGGGATGATCGCCCCACCAACTGGTTTCCGCCCAGAGCCGATCCCGCCAGCCTGCAAAATCAAACTCATACCACGGCTCGTCATAAATAAGTTCACTGTATGCGCGGTGGGCCTGCTGGATAAGCTTATCTTCCTGGGTGTCTTCACCACTCGCGGTCCAGCGGGTGAAGCGGCCGATGCTGCCCTCATACGCGCCCTTGGCTAAATATTCTAATGTTGTGCTAATACCAATAACCCGCAACATGGTGCGGTATTCCGTATTCGCTGGGTAATTCTGCCGACTAATGGCAATGGCCCTATCGTAAAGTACCCAATACTCCTCAATGCTTTCGTAAAAAGGGAAATTGCTAGGGTCGCGGCCCTGCGCTAAATAATCGGCATATTCTTTGGGCTGGAATACTAAATACCATTCTGGGATCGTCAGAAAAGTTTGTTCTTCGTTGCGATAATAATTACCTAAATCTATTTTACTTTGCGCCAGTAAATCCCGGTTTTTAGGGTAATATTTTGCCCAAAGTAAATTCACAAAGCGGTTGTTTGGGTCTAAGCGACGCTTGAGTGCAAAATAGTCTGGCGCCTTGGGGTAGGCAGCCAGAAATTGTTCCGGGCTAGCCTGCAGCTGATACGGCAAATAATAGGCGCCGCCCAAACTAATCGCCGCGTCGATCATCTCGCTGCTCCACACACTCACCGCTTCCTTTGCGGCGGCGTCAGTGCCTTGGCGGTAATACACAACAAACGCAAAAACCTCGGTTTTAGCCCAGTTGAGTATGGTATTGGGATCAGCCTTGGCATGACGAACGCTGACGTTGATAATATTGGCTTTATTGCGCTGAAAAATATCCCGCATCTGTACGTGAAATTCCTCAAAACGCTCTACCGGTACAAAATATTCGCGCAGGCCATAACTGTATTCCGAACGATCTTTGGGCTCCAATTCAGCGACGTCGTAACTGGCCTCGTAATTTCGCCACTCAACCCGCTCGGGGTAATACCAAACTGGGTCAATGATGTGTTCGCGTGTCCATTTCCCAAAGTTGGAGCTAGCAACAAACTCCGCCGCTTTAACCTGCCAGTAATAGTCTTTATCTTCGGGGATTAATCGCTCGGCAACCGTAGGCGATTTATCCGTCGCAAGCCAGCTCACGTCGCGCAGACGATTGTAGTGCGGAGGGTAAATATCGGCGTTGTGAAAAACCACATCGCTGTTGTCGCGCACATTGTCGCGAAAGTACTGGGCATAGTCTTCGGTAGCCATTACTCGCACGCGACGCTCTACAGCAATATTGTCTTCGAGCTGTAGCGTCGCCTCGACAATCACGCCTAAACCGCCGTACCCGCCTATGGCGCCGTAAAAAATATCTGCATTGGTATCCGGCGAAGCATCTATTACGCTGCCATCGGCGAGCAGTAATTTTAATCCCAACACTGAACCCACCAGCGGCCCCTCACCAATATAGCGGCCGTGAACATTGACACTTAGCGAGCCACCCACCGTGAAATTGGCGTAGGTTTGCATGATTTTAATGGCCAAATTATGCGGATCAATCGCGGCTTGCAGGTCCCGCCAACGGATACCCGGCTGAACAGTAACTGTTTTAGCGGCAGTGTCTATATTCAGCACCTTATTAAAGCTGCGCATATCTAGGTGAACACTGTCTGGATATGCGGTTTGACCGCCTTGGCTAAAGCGACCACCACCAATGGAAACACGGCCCGTTGTTGACGCCAGCGCGGCCTGCACATCCGCAATTGACTCGGGGCGAATCACCTGCCCTACCCGCACTGCATTTAATTTACTAACGTCGTTAACGGTAAGCGGTAATACCGGCGGCACAAAATTATCGTCACCGCTGCGTAATACCGTCACCGCAGTGCTTACAGCCAAAACGACGATCAACAGGATAAGAATACTTGCCAGAACGCGGAATACCCGCCAAAGTAATTGTACTGGATTAACGCGATTGAACCTGGATCCTTTTAGCTTGTACAAGGCCTAAACTCCAAATTTGTAAATGAGTTGAGCGTAATGAAAAAAACAACAATAAAACCCGTATCGCGACGCCAATTTATCCAATTTTTGGGTTTGCTCGGCACGGTTGTCGCTACCCCCGCATTGGGTCAAGCGCCGGTCATCAGCATTTCGCCAGCGGCCCCCGCACCGTCCAATAATGATGTTGGCGCTGGCAACTTTGCTTATATTTACCGCAACCCCCAACTTCGCGAAGAATTTTTTGCCTTCCTGGTCAATGTCTTCCATCTATACCCAGAACAGCAGCTTCATCAATTAATTCAGGCCGCCGCCGAAGTTTATAACTCCGACGAAAATGTGTATTGCCAGCTGCAAAACAAGTTGACAGATATTAAGCCGTTTCTTGGCGAATTAACATTTGCGCTACCGGCTTTAAACAAACAAAAAATAACAATGGCCGCACAAACGCTGCAATTATTGGATAACAGTCGTCGCTACGAAGGCTATTTAGAGATTGGTTCAACCGGCCGCTATATTGACGCACTCGAAGAAGACTTCAATATTGTTGGCGAACGCTATTTTCTTGCCGAAAAAGCGCCGAGCTATTCCTTGAGCGACATGGTTGATCGCAATCAAATATGGCAAGCCGGCCCTTATATTCCCTTGGCAGATTACCGCCCAGATATTGGCAAACACATCGCCAATGACTCCCTAGATTTAGTCACCGTGTTTATCGGCCTACATCATTGCCCAATTCCACTGCGGGAGGAATTTTTAAGTTCGATTCGCGATGCAATGAAATCCGGCGCCTATTTAGTGATTCGCGACCACGACGCCCGCAACACCAAAATGCGGGCGGTGGTTGGCCTCGCTCACGATGTATTCAATATGGGCACCAATGAAAGCTGGGCCTACAACGCCGCTGAATTGCGCCATTTTTACAGTTTAAATTTCTTGGACAAGTGGCTGAGTAATGCTGGCTTTTTGGGGGATGGCCGTCGACTTTATCAAAGTGGCGATCCTACCCATAATGCCTTAATGGTATACCGCAAAGCCTAATTCGCATTCCGTAACGACGCCGGATTCTACGATTTGCGGTTTTTCCCAAATCTGCTGCTAAACTCAAGATAGCAAGGGAGACTTCGCTATGATTGATATCCGCAATAAAGAGCAGGGTTCAGAGATTATCCTACGCCCCAATTGCTCGGCAGACTGGTCGGAAAACCGGCGTATCATTCAGACCGTCATGCTGTTTAATGCTGCACTTGGCATATGCTTTGCCGCCAGTGGCGCTTGGTTGGTACTACCGTTTATCGGGCTAGAAATGCTGCTATTGTGGCTGGTACTGGCTGCGGTGTTCCGCAAGCTGCAAGTCCGGGAAATTGTCAGTCTTGACCCGCAAAACCTGTGCATTGACGTTGGCCATCACCGCTGCGAGCATCATTGGCAGTGGCCAAGACAGACCAGCTTTGTCTTAGTCACCGTTCTCCCCCACCCATGGGATCCTTTGCAAATCAGTATTAGCCATTGCGGCGAGTGCGTGAGTATTGGTGACTTTTTAAATAAAGACGATAGCCGAGAGTTGCTGAGCGCATTGCGCAATAACGGTCTGCCGGTTAGGCATTATTGTGGCTCAAGCACCTTGGAGGCCTAAGCGCCGCTATAAACAACCTTTATCCAAAGCGAGGGCGATAGCTTATTTAAGGCAGAACGTTGATTGCCAAGCTACCTAAGCCGGTAATTTCACCTTCGCAGCGCCCCGCCTGCAGCGGCAACATTTGACCAATAGCACCGGTCAATAGCCACTGATCTGGATAAATAACCCAGCCCTGCGCCACTCGGTCGTTAATTAAAGCCAGTAAATTCTGCCACTGACCGCCCAGTATATCGCCACTGACCGCAGACAATATCACGTCATTATTGCAACTCAGCTTAACGGCGAAGGTGTCGATATCAAAGCTCTTAGTGGACGCCAAGCTCTGTAGCGCTTTTGCCTCGCCAACGACAAAACTGTGTGCTGCCGCATTTGCGCGCACAATACCTAAAGCCCCCTCGGCGGGACTGCGCAATAGCCCCAGATCCGGCAATTCAAATGCAGGCGCAACGTCGGCAATCAGTGCTTTTAAATTCGCAATATCAGCAATTTCATTGTTCACGGTTTGCTTTAAGCGGAAAGCCATTTCCAGCTCAATCATACCTTGGCCAAAATCCGACAGTTCTACGGGCTTTTCACTCGCAATTTTCGTGTACGGCGGTAAAACCCCAAACACCGGGCGGTCACTATTAAATCTTTTCTGGCCAGCGCTAGAGGTTAATCCTGCTTTAAAGCCCGCAGGACTTAGACCGTTTAAGCGAACAAGCATGACATCGTGCTGCTCTGCATAGGCACGCCGCCACGCATCGTCACTAAAAGACTGCTTCTCTGCACTCGATTCTGGTGTTAATGCACCCTCCTGTGCCAAGGCATCGGCGCGCACCATTAGCGATGCGCCGCCAACGAATAAAAGCATTCCCATGAATGCAATTTTCGTTAAGCTCAAAGCCGGTTTTCCTAAAACACACAAGCCCTGCATTCCATCACCTCTTCACTTTTATAGCTACATACTCAGTCAGACAAATAATACTCCACCGTAGAGACTACCCGCACTTTTTTAACATGCGGATTATTTTTGTCGCGATCTTCAATGGTGAACTGCCCCTGTGAGGCGCGTTTAATCTTACCCAAAACACTATCAGAATCGGCGGCAAATTTCTCAGCCACTACCCGCGCTTCACGGGTCGCCTCTTCAATCATCGCGGGCTTAATCTCGTTTAAACGGGTAAATAAATACTCGGTTTGCGCTTGATAATGATTGCCGGTAAAGGCAATACCCTGCTTACCCAGTGCTGATAGCTGCTTGCTCACCGCGCGCACTCGCTCAATATCGCTAGAATAAACCGTTACCGTCTGCTCGGCGGTATAACGGAACTCCGCATTAACATTGCCGCCGTATTGCTGGGCTGACTTATCAGTGATTGCCGGGGTCGACACGGTAATTTCCTCAGGTTTAAAGCCTTTCTCCAGCAAAAAATCTTGAATCGTCGCAATGCGCTGGTCTAGTAAGGTATAAAGTTTGGGAAGATCGTTATTGGCTTCGGTGAACAGAATTGGCCAAATCACCACGTCGGCTGGGTATTCCCGCTCAGACAAGCCCTTTACCGCCACACTCCGCTCAAATTGGCGGTAATCGACGGCTGCCTTACCCATTAATAAGCCAAAGGCAGACAAGCCCAATACCAATGCCAGCCCCAAAATCACTGCACTTTTACTATTTTCATTATTGCTATTCACAACCAACTCCTTGCTATTACAGATTAATCTAACTGCGCTATAGGCGCCAACAGACCGCTGGTCAAACCCAATAGATCCTGTGTTGCTAATTCGATCTCCAGCCCCCGCCGTCCGGCACTCACAAAAATCGTCGTCAACCCCGCCGCTGACTCGTCGACTACCGTCGGCAATTGCCGTTTTTGCCCCAGCGGGCTCACCCCACCCAGCACATAGCCGCTGGAGCGCTCAACATCCGTCGGCGCCGCCATCGCGACCTTCTTCACCTTTAAGGCTTTAGCCATGGCCTTTAAGTTTAACTGCCCCGCCACCGGCACCACCGCAACCGCCAAACCTTTAGGCTCTTGAGTCACAACCAAGGTTTTAAACACCTGCGCCGGATTCAAGCCCAGTTTCTCAACCGCCTCAAGACCATAGGAATGACTGGCCGGGTCATGACTATACTCGTGCACGGTGTGGGCAATTTTATGCTTTTTGGCGAGGTTAATGGCTGGTGTCATGTGGGTGCTCCGTGCTGTGTAAGATTGACTGTGGTGCTATTTATGAGTTCCCTGCTTTCTCGGGAGACGCTGGACGGGAGACGCTGGAATAGGGCGGGCCAGTGTCTGATGTGGGGCGTCGGACCTCTGTCGTACGCAAAAACCCAAAACTAGGCCACCTGTCTGTCTTAGCGTTTACCGTCTCCCGTCCAGCGTCTCCCGAGTAATGCGAATCCCAACTAAGCATAGGCGCCAGCCCCCCAATCCGGTAAAATGCGCCGCTTAAAGCATTTCAGAGGTTTCTATGACCAATCCCAAAGTCGGTTTCGTGAGTTTAGGCTGCCCCAAAGCGCTAGTGGACTCCGAGCGTATTCTCACCCAACTGCGCATGGAGGGCTACGATATTGTGCCCAGCTATGACGATGCCGACGTGGTGGTGGTCAATACCTGTGGTTTTATCGACAGCGCTAAACAAGAATCACTCGACGCCATTGGTGAAGCCCTGAAGGCAAACGGCAAGGTAATTGTCACCGGTTGCATGGGCGACGACGCCAAAATTCGCGCCGTACACCCCAATGTCTTGGCGGTTAGCGGCCCTGCCGCTTACGAAGAAGTGGTTGGCGCGGTACACGAATGGGCACCGCCAGTGCAAAACCACGACCCCTTTGTCGATTTAGTACCGCCCCAGGGCATTAAACTCACACCTCGCCACTACGCCTATTTAAAAATCTCCGAAGGCTGTAACCATCGTTGCAGCTTCTGCATTATTCCGTCGATGCGCGGCGATCTGGTTAGCCGCCCTATTGGCAGCGTGCTCGAAGAAGCCAAGCGCCTGGTTGATGCCGGTGTGCGCGAGATTCTGGTGGTTTCCCAAGACACCAGCGCTTACGGCCTAGACACCAAGTACAAACTCGATTTCTGGAATGGTCAGCCGATTAAAACCCGCATGCTAGAGCTGTGCGAGGCACTGGGCGAAATGGGCGTGTGGGTACGCTTGCACTATGTTTACCCCTACCCCCATGTCGATAATGTCATTCCGCTAATGGCCGAGGGCAAAATTCTGCCCTATCTGGACATTCCCTTTCAGCACGCCAGCCCCAAAGTGCTAAAGGCCATGAAACGCCCCGCGCATCAGGAAAAGACTCTCGATCGCATTAAAAAATGGCGGGAAATCTGTCCTGATCTAGTAATTCGCTCAACCTTTATTGTCGGCTTCCCCGGCGAGACCGAGGAAGACTTCCAAATTTTGCTGGATTGGTTAAAAGAAGCCCAACTCGACCGCGTGGGCTGCTTTGAATACTCGCCAGTTGAAGGCGCCACCGCCAACGACTTAGAAGACCACGTTCCCGACGATGTTAAAAAAGACCGCTGGCAGCGCTTTATGGTGGTCGCCCAAGAGATTTCCGCCGAGCGCCTACGCGCCAAAATTGGCACTCAGCAGGAAATTCTTATCGACACCGTCGATGAAGAAGGCGCTATTGGCCGCAGCGTGGCCGACGCCCCCGAGATCGACGGCAAGGTTTACCTAGACGGCTTCACCGACGTCAAACCCGGCGACGCCTTGGTGGTAAACATCATCGACTCCGACGACTACGATCTGTGGGCTGAACCCGCTTAATGAATCTGCTGCTACTGCAGCCTGAGGACTTAGGCGCCGATCCCAATCACGTAACGCTAAACGATGCCCGCGCAGCACATATTCGCACTGTGCTGCGCGCCGCAATTGGCGACAGCCTCAAAATCGGTTTACTAAACGGCCTCACTGGCAACGCCACCATCACTGCGTTGAGTGACAATGGGCTTAGCCTTGAATTTGAACTGCACACCCCGCCACCGGCAAAACTGCCGCTAACACTGCTTCTCGCTTTACCCCGCCCCAAGATGGCCAGGCGAATCATCCGCGCCGCCACCGAATTAGGCGTAGCCGAAATCATTCTGTTAAACAGCTATCGCGTGGAAAAAAGCTATTGGCAGAGCCCCCTCGTTAGCGACGAAACTCTGCACAGTGCGATGCTGGAAGGGTTAGAACAGGCGGGTGATACGGTGTTGCCAAGTTTGCGCCGAGCAACCCGCTTCAAGCCCTTTGTCGAAGACGAACTGCCAAGCCTGCTTAGTGATAAATTAGGCTTACTCGCCCACCCCTATGCGGAGCAAGGCCCGCCGCAGGCCGTTAAACAGAACTGCCTACTCGCCATTGGCCCCGAAGGCGGCTTTATTCCCTACGAGTGTGAAAAACTTATCGCAGCCGGTATGCAGAGCTTTAGCCTTGGCCCGCGTATTTTGAAAACAGAGACCGCGGTATCAACACTTATAGGG
It includes:
- a CDS encoding cobaltochelatase subunit CobN, which produces MFGRIQNLVRNLFALLLLLNAASAMAMNITAIVSDRSAPTLIAGAHQLLEQRQDLTIQIRTVQQISKLSDEELQALISHSDRLLLVAIFGEDVPRLLAMNYPAQQLRTVLHSDRALMPLQRDRHGEIFSQGLPEDILGDKVGVQTAATLADSQKQAPRYADWLQARAYWLNRSVNNAASLLQLLTNSSAEYPRLEEVAPLRFALHHGADAAWLSAAELNTQLKPAQRTVWIIDHDTADLSGDWALHQQLCAAQTWQCISVLAAWGEASVAALETIQTAMRGPLKNSPAAIIALQDFVIGGGEGREAVTAILEELKLPILKGIRISEWSSAQWQLSAEGIPRDSVHYRVAMPELQGVSQPQVLALAATAKIDPLTGASVYRSEPLADEILRQTRRLARWLNLQEKPNSDKRVAVVYYNHPPGRHNIGADNLNVPESLLEILRALRAAGYNTGELPADADALLDVLQAKGVNLPEDAAALEAMAGQINSVSSQAYQQWFNSLPPAVRAEMVNGPLGELQQSLQTQLAALAELSSVTERQDQLALIRARMENTLTDLHHALDGVRHTGRSRALDLLAQLGGEYQNLLAQAASGQSLDWQASQELNRALIDMGVEGIRGWGKAPGKVMVWNNKVLIPGVQFGNVFLGPQPPRGWELNEELLHANMSFPPPHQYLAFYHYLQDVFKADALVHLGRHSTYEFLPKRSVGLSASDYPSIAAGDLPGIYPYIVDGVGEGIQAKRRGLAVMVDHLTPPLAATELYDKLLELRQLIESAEAASDGSTKARAIETLRRKVDEFNLRDELIASMDEELQVRGVGFDEIDDDFLLHEIGHYLTKLQEQFMPLGLHVFGRDWQPKAIDTMLNSMLQGETADSSKRSDWLSKLSASPAAEMRALLNGLNGQFVAPGKGNDPIRTPEALPTGRNFYALDGSLLPTRVGVEVGTALAAKVLAGESGVALANTDIANNKQGIILWASDAVRDEGAMIAFGMKLLGVRPIWNSRGIIKGLERLPLGPEQPRRFDVVFTTSGLFRDLYGQHLLLLDKAGLLALDASSDLIRRDYPALSLALNAALASLDEPHESGSEPLDKNQVANNWVNEARELLAASPAISAADLGRQTSVRVFGIAPGAYGAGVNRMVERSGSWQDRSELAEVFVKRMGHAYGVGLQGESAQTLFRRQLTGVSQTYLGRASHLYGLIDNNDAFDYLGGFNLAVETVSGKIPASAVINHADNRNLHIDALPEALLSELRGRFFNPQWIKPLMAEGYSGARTMGSEFIEYLWGWQVTSPDIINDRVWEEVKAIYVDDAMQLGLAEFLSQDNNRYVQSNILAVMLVAIDKGFWQADAATVKQLAAQFSDNIIDHGNPGSGHTHANHPMYALVKKQLSPERAQQLEAVLAKSRLTPEAQASSSPSHIQEVQLDANTTAQISQQATASKQQSKAASAEQQTSASAISPYLPWLFAAAILLLVSGLWRGRQLKF
- a CDS encoding MotA/TolQ/ExbB proton channel family protein gives rise to the protein MVSGLSQGLMHQITSLLLEPVIWALLFFVALAIYEVGISIGERWGGIKKLRDLGNRDALVLAGKRRIERADFITRLAPMLGLMGTLIPLGPGLAALGEGELRILTTAMTVAFDTTVIGLLAGMIGFVLARLRRRWYDQALHQLADIQSAPTSNTVTGASQHG
- a CDS encoding DUF2149 domain-containing protein translates to MDKWRDSEFLDNNDDPLGPMANLVDIILVFACGLIAALVSLSPDLQQHFKAEPQKQDISLGKELPSVPTTVQQQIQNGDGFEALGQVYRDPKTGKLILIGGS
- a CDS encoding FAD-binding oxidoreductase, translating into MYKLKGSRFNRVNPVQLLWRVFRVLASILILLIVVLAVSTAVTVLRSGDDNFVPPVLPLTVNDVSKLNAVRVGQVIRPESIADVQAALASTTGRVSIGGGRFSQGGQTAYPDSVHLDMRSFNKVLNIDTAAKTVTVQPGIRWRDLQAAIDPHNLAIKIMQTYANFTVGGSLSVNVHGRYIGEGPLVGSVLGLKLLLADGSVIDASPDTNADIFYGAIGGYGGLGVIVEATLQLEDNIAVERRVRVMATEDYAQYFRDNVRDNSDVVFHNADIYPPHYNRLRDVSWLATDKSPTVAERLIPEDKDYYWQVKAAEFVASSNFGKWTREHIIDPVWYYPERVEWRNYEASYDVAELEPKDRSEYSYGLREYFVPVERFEEFHVQMRDIFQRNKANIINVSVRHAKADPNTILNWAKTEVFAFVVYYRQGTDAAAKEAVSVWSSEMIDAAISLGGAYYLPYQLQASPEQFLAAYPKAPDYFALKRRLDPNNRFVNLLWAKYYPKNRDLLAQSKIDLGNYYRNEEQTFLTIPEWYLVFQPKEYADYLAQGRDPSNFPFYESIEEYWVLYDRAIAISRQNYPANTEYRTMLRVIGISTTLEYLAKGAYEGSIGRFTRWTASGEDTQEDKLIQQAHRAYSELIYDEPWYEFDFAGWRDRLWAETSWWGDHPLRKWERKLFFSAEFGLKSLYAKAIKYAAQSTYGETDKRIYLTAQRVISNSIRLPKEPDGVEMLAGGGDDFLMSVPRWGGFTKTMPRFASDEWAIRDISGNHQIVVSLLSSAGADVSGLAGSELFRSVLVSDDERERIFVLVGVADLTRLLEALASKAIEQQIELEHIFDY
- a CDS encoding methyltransferase domain-containing protein, with amino-acid sequence MKKTTIKPVSRRQFIQFLGLLGTVVATPALGQAPVISISPAAPAPSNNDVGAGNFAYIYRNPQLREEFFAFLVNVFHLYPEQQLHQLIQAAAEVYNSDENVYCQLQNKLTDIKPFLGELTFALPALNKQKITMAAQTLQLLDNSRRYEGYLEIGSTGRYIDALEEDFNIVGERYFLAEKAPSYSLSDMVDRNQIWQAGPYIPLADYRPDIGKHIANDSLDLVTVFIGLHHCPIPLREEFLSSIRDAMKSGAYLVIRDHDARNTKMRAVVGLAHDVFNMGTNESWAYNAAELRHFYSLNFLDKWLSNAGFLGDGRRLYQSGDPTHNALMVYRKA
- a CDS encoding DUF2244 domain-containing protein; this encodes MIDIRNKEQGSEIILRPNCSADWSENRRIIQTVMLFNAALGICFAASGAWLVLPFIGLEMLLLWLVLAAVFRKLQVREIVSLDPQNLCIDVGHHRCEHHWQWPRQTSFVLVTVLPHPWDPLQISISHCGECVSIGDFLNKDDSRELLSALRNNGLPVRHYCGSSTLEA
- a CDS encoding 2-keto-4-pentenoate hydratase produces the protein MSLTKIAFMGMLLFVGGASLMVRADALAQEGALTPESSAEKQSFSDDAWRRAYAEQHDVMLVRLNGLSPAGFKAGLTSSAGQKRFNSDRPVFGVLPPYTKIASEKPVELSDFGQGMIELEMAFRLKQTVNNEIADIANLKALIADVAPAFELPDLGLLRSPAEGALGIVRANAAAHSFVVGEAKALQSLASTKSFDIDTFAVKLSCNNDVILSAVSGDILGGQWQNLLALINDRVAQGWVIYPDQWLLTGAIGQMLPLQAGRCEGEITGLGSLAINVLP